The Deltaproteobacteria bacterium genome contains the following window.
GGTTGAGGCAGTGGTGCTTGGCTCTCAGGCTGCCGCCGAGGTTGTGGCGGCGCATGAGCAGTACGTCAAAGATCTAGCGCGGCTAAAAGACATCAAAGTGGGAACAGATCAGGAGAGACCAAGAGTTGCGGCCTCAGCTGTAGTGGGGCAGCTGGAAATATTTGTGCCGCTGGCAGGGGTCTTGGATTTTGCTGAAGAGAGAAAGAGGCTGCAGAAAGAGATTAGCAAGCTGGAGCCGCAATTGACAAGAAGCACGCAGAAACTGGCCAATGAAGACTTCATTAATCGAGCCCCTGGAGATATTGTGCAAAAAGAACGGCAGAAGGCTGAAAGACTCTCCCTGAAACTGCAGAAACTCAAAGGCCAGTTAGACAGGCTGGCCAGCATAGAGGCGGAAAGATGAGCCATGTTGACCCCGCAGCTAGAATCTCTGATCCGTTGGGCTCTTGTTGAGGACATTGGTCCAGGTGACATTACTACCACGAGTACTGTGCCGAGCGGCACTGCTGCCCGCGGATGTATATCAGCCGGCGAGCCTCTGGTGGTTGCGGGCATTGAAGTTGCCTGCCGCGTATTCAGCATGGTGGACCGGGAGTTGCAAATTTCCGTATTGCTGGATGATGGCAGTGTTGCCAACCCTGGCGACAGGATAGTTGAGCTGCAGGGCGAGGCTCGGGCCATGCTCAGCGCAGAAAGGACTGCTCTCAACTTCCTGCAAAGGCTTTCCGGTATTGCTACTCTGACCAAAAAATTCGTGCAAAGTGTGCAGGGATCCACAGCGCGCATCGTTGACACCCGCAAAACTACTCCGGGATGGCGGGTGTTGGAGAAGGCTGCTGTTCGTGCCGGCGGTGGAGCCAATCATCGCTTTGGCCTCTATGATGGAGTGCTCATCAAAGACAACCACCTTGCCGTGGTGGGCGCCATATCAGAAGCGGTAAGGGCAGCTCGCAATCGCATTCCCCACACTGTGAAAGTGGAGGTGGAAGTGGAGACTCTCGAGCAGCTGGAAGAGGCACTGGCAGCAGGCGCCGATGCGGTTTTGCTGGACAATATGCCAGTGAGCATGATAGCTGCAGCGGTCCAACGCACAGGAGGTCGGGTGCTGTTGGAAGCCTCAGGGGGAGTTACCCTGGAAAATGTCAAGGAGATAGCGGCGACCGGCGTAGATTTCATTTCAATAGGCGCACTGACCCATTCTGCTCGGGCAGTGGATATGAGTATGGAAATAGTAACGGAGACACCGCAAGTAGTTGTGGTCTGACAGCGCTGGGGCACACAGCAGTTGCCAAAATGCCATCCATATAGTTGTTAGAGGAAACAGAGGCAGGCTGCCTCATTTTTTTCCCAGTGCTCGAGCGCGCTCAGTCGCTGCAGCCACCGCATCTATCAGGGTGGCGCGCAGGGCGGCCCGCTCCATCACCTGCAACCCATTTATGGTGGTCCCTGCCGGCGAGGTAACCCTGTCTCTGAGTGTTGCTGGATGTTCATCGCTCTGGGCGAGAAGTCTTGCTGTGCCCAGAGTTGTCTGGACGACGAGATCGCGGGCCACAGAGCGCGACAGACCCAGGAATACTCCTGCATCGATAAGCGCTTCCATGAAGAGGAGAATGTAGCCGGGGCCACTGCCGCTCAAACCTGTAACGGCATCCATATCGGTTTCTTTTACTTCCACAACCTTTCCCACGGATTCGAACAGGACGCGGGCTGCTGCCAGATGTTCTGCAGTGGCATGCTCTCCCGGAGCAATAGCCGAAGCACCCTCGAGAACAAGAGCAGCTGCATTGGGCATGACCCGAACCATGGGTATGGCTGCGACCAGGCCGGACTGCAAGCGATGCAGGGAAACGCCGGCCACAATGGAAATCAGCAGGGGGGAATGTGCCAGGTTTCCCTTTAGCTCGGCGACAACTTCTTCCAGATTCTGCGGTTTGACCGCCAGGATCATAATGTCTGTGTCTCTGGCGAGGCTGCCATTGTCTTCCGTGGTGTGCACCCCGTAATTGTTCTGCAGGTAAAGGAGGCGGTCATGCCGCACATCACTTACCGAGATTTGCTCGGGCGCCAGACGTTCTGAGGTTAGCAGTCCTTTGATCAGAGCTTCTCCCATATTTCCCCCGCCGATAAATCCGACCTTACTGGCAGCCAGCATTGTCTCCTCCTCGCTGAATGAAGCTGCGGTATCTTCTATCCTGACAGAGTGGTGTCATTATTGGACAAAGAGTTCCTCTCTGTCAATGGTAACGGAAAAACACAGAGAGTGTTTCACTTTATCTTCCTGAAAAGTATAGGTATTTCTCTTGACAGTTGCAGACATTCACGGTAAGCTGACTTCCAGCCTTCTCTGACAGCGTGGGAAAGAATATGTTTATCCTGGCCAATCTACTAGCTGCTCTTTCTAGCGTTATCGGCTTTGTGCTGACGGTATATATGTGGATCATTATTGCCAGGGCATTGATATCCTGGGTGAATCCAGATCCATATAATCCCATTGTGCGGTTTCTTTATAATGTGACTGATCCTGTTCTACTAGCCATTCGCCGCCGGCTGCCTCTTTTCTTTGGAGGCATCGACTTTTCGCCCGTGATAGTCATTCTGGTTATCGTGTTCTTGCAGCAGTTCCTGGTCGGCTCACTTCGCGACTTGGCTTTTCGATTGGCACACTGAGCAAGAATGTCTGCATGAGCGCAACTTCAACACAGGAGGAAGCCATGCAACTCACACCCCTTGATATTCAACAAAAGCAGTTTCGCCTTCGTCTTTTTAGAGGCTTTGACGTGAAGGAGGTGGAGTCGTTCCTTTACCAGTTGGCGGAGCAGTTCAGTATCGTGCTGCGGGAAAAGGATGAACTGCGCAAAGAACTTGCAGAAAAGAACAGGCAAGTGCAGGAGTATCGTGATCGAGAGAGAATACTGAAAAGCACCCTGATCAGTGCTCAGAAAGCTGCCGAACGCATGAAGGCCAACGCAGAGAAGGAGGCCAAGCTCATCGTTTCAGAAGCAGAGGTCAAGGCGGAACGCATACTTAATAATGCTCACAACCGGCTGGCCCAAATTCACGAAGACATCGCTGAATTGAAGCGACAGAGAACACAATTTGAATTCAAAGTGCGTGCAACGGTTGAGAGTTATATGAAGATGCTGGACATGCAGAAGGAGGAAGAGGCAGAAGCAGCGGACATAGAGAGCAAGGTAAAATTTTTCCCCAAGCCCTGACAATGCCTCCAGTAAGACAAGCCCACCTTGCCCCCAGGAGTCAGGTCTATTGTCATAGGCAGCAGAGAAAATCTTTCGGGGGACCACTAGGGGAGATAGACAGATATTGTCGCCGGAGAGACGAGGACGCCGCATGGATGTCTTTCGTACTATTGAAGCCATGAACAGTTGGCGGAAAGAACGCTGGCGAAGCGGCCAGAGAATAGGTTTGGTGCCAACTATGGGTTATTTGCACCCGGGTCATCTGGCTTTGATGGAAGAAGCACTGCGTCGTTCTGATGAAGTGGTGGTCAGTATCTTTGTCAACCCTACCCAGTTCAGCCCGGGTGAGGATCTGGATGACTATCCCAGAGATATGGCCAGAGATCTGGAGCTCTGCCGAGCTCTGGGTGTCCACGTGGTTTTTGCCCCAGAGGGGGCAGAAATGTATGGCCCCGGCTTTCAGACCAAGATTATCGTCGAAGAGCTCAGCAAGAATCTTTGTGGTAGATACAGGGCCAATTTTTTCACAGGGGTAGCAACAGTTGTGGCCAAGCTGTTCTGTATAGTCCAACCTCATCTGGCTGTTTTTGGAGAAAAAGATTTTCAGCAGCTGGTGGTGGTGAAGAGACTCAGCCAGGATCTGAATCTGGGCGTGGAAATTATTGCTCATCCCACTGTGCGTGAACCAGACGGCCTTGCCATGAGTAGTCGCAACCAGTACCTTTCTGCGGAGGAGCGGCGGTCGGCACTGAGCCTCTATAAGGCCCTGCTCGAGGCCCGAGAGCTGGTGGCAGGGGGTGAGCGGTCTGCAAAAACTGTCATAAAGCGAGCCAGAGCTATTATTGAAGCGCAGCCTCATACCGAGATACAGTACGTGCAGGTGGTGGATGAGGAGACCATGGTTGACCTGGATGAGGTTACTGACAAGGCCCTCATGGCCATAGCCGTTTTTGTGGGTAAGGCCCGCTTGATCGACAACATGAGACTTTGGCCTGACAGGAGTTGATCGGGGTCGTTTTTTGCGGCCGGCACTCTGAAAGCAGGGGGATGGCGCCGGTCTCAAACATTTTCAATCAGTGCCGAAGAACGAGTCGTCACAGCTGAGATTGTTCAGCTCTTGCCAACAGTGGTGTTTGCTAGCGAATCCTTTCGCAGTTCTCTCCAATGTAGAGTCCATTGTTCAACATTGAGTTTTTCGGAAAATGGCCTCCTATGTAACCAATGGCTCTGAAGGGGCAATACTGAAAGTGCAGGTGCAGCCGCGCGCCTCGAGAGACGAGGTGGCAGGGCCCAGGGATGAACAATTGAAAATCAGGATAACTGCATCGCCTGAAAAAGGAAAGGCAAATAGACACCTGGTCAAGTTTCTCGCCAAGCAACTTCGGCTGTCGCCCTCACAGGTAGAAATCGTCTCTGGCTTTACTGCCCGAAAAAAAGTGGTCCTTCTTCGAGGGGTCTCGGCTGCTGAAGTGGAAGAATGTTTTGGCTGAAATCCCCATGGCCTCCAGCTAGGCCCGAGATGAAGGAAGGAGAAACTCTGGGCTTTTGAGTTGTGGAACACCTGGCTGTCATGGTAATAATTTCTAGTTTGGAGGGAATCTCATGCGAGACAAGAAGGAAGCTGTCCAAATAAAGTGTCCAAAATGCAAAAGGACCCAGATAGTATACATTCCTGACGAGGAGATACCCAGGTGTCCAGATTGTAAGATACAGATGGTCATCGAGGAGTTGCTCGATGAAGGAAAGTCTTACTAGTAATGAACAGGGAGGAGGTGAGAAAAATATCAGAGTGCTCATTGCTATGGTCAATTAGACTATTTTAGAAAGGAGAACGTCATGAAAAAGATTCTAGTTGCCTTTGTTGCAAGTATTACTCTTGGGTTGTTCTTCATGCAGTTGCCGGTTATGGCCGCGGACATCGAGCTTGCCAAAAAATCAACCCTGGAGACCATTTTGAAGAGAGGAGAGCTGCGAGTCGGCTTCGAGTCGGGCTACATGCCCTTCGAGATGACCAATAAGAAGGGGCAGTTTATTGGCTTTGACATTGATATGGCCAAAGAGATGGCCAAGGCCATGGGAGTCAAATTTGTGCCCGTGAATACAGCCTGGGATGGCATTATTCCTGCGCTGACCACCAATAAGTTTGACATCATTATGAGCGGCATGACCATCACCCAGGAGCGAAATCTCAAGATCAATTTTGCCGAACCTTACATCATCGTCGGGCAGGCTATCCTGCTCGCCAAGAAGCACGAGGGCAAGGTCACCTCTTACAAGGACCTGAACAACTCCAAATACATCATTACCTCCAAACTGGGGACCACTGGTGAGCAGGCAGTAAAACGGTTGATGCCCAGGGCCAACTACAAATCATTTGAGACCGAACCGGAAGCGGCACTGGAGGTGGTGAATGGCAAGGCCGATGCCTTTGTCTATGACCTGCCCTATTGCGCTGTGTTCAATGCCCAACAGGGCAAGGGCAAGCTGGTATTTCTGGACAAGCCGTTCACCTATGAGCCGCTTGCCTGGGCCGTGAACAAAGGAGACCCGGACTTTCTGAACTGGCTGAACAACTTTCTCAGGCAGGTAAAGAATGACGGCCGCTATGACCGTATTTACAACAAGTGGATTAAAGGCTCGGAATGGCTCAAGGAAGTACAGCAGTAAGTAGTTCACTGCATGCTGCAAGAGCCCTGTCCTGACGGCGAGCAGCGTAAGTCCAACGAGAAGACAGTGTGTTCATGCTGGCCTTCTCGTTGGATTTGAAATTACTGCTTGCAAGAATCGGAGGCGTACTCTGTAAATTCATACATGCCGCTTCTCGGATTTGCCAGAATAGCCGGCGGGAAGCTGCGAGGATAGGAAAGAGCGCAGGTCAGATGCAACACTTTTCTCTGAATGAATACCTTCGGACGCGGGGGTGGCGCCATATCTCCATCATAATATTTTTCCTTATGGTGCTTGGGGTGATTGCCGCTTTACTTTATGCAACTCAGAAGGTGGAGTATGTCTGGCGATGGTATCGGATGCCGCAGTATTTCTTCTACAAGGATACCATCGAGACAAAGTCAGAAGTTGAGGGCGAAGTTCGTTCCCTGGTGAGCAAGGATGGGCAGACGGAGATCGCCATTCAGGGAGTTGAAGGGGAAGAAGCTCGCTACACAGTGCCGACGAAGTCGGTGCGGGTGGAGGAAAACGATTTTGTCTATCCAGGGGATGTCCTGGGATCGTATCAAAAATGGAAGGTTGGTATCTTGCTGGAAGGGCTCTGGCTTACCCTCAAGGTAAGCATTATTGCCGTTCTTCTAGGTATATTGATCGGCCTTTTTACTGGGCTGGCGAGGATTTCTGACAACCCTGCCCTCAAATGGTCGGCCATTACTTACATCGAGCTCATCCGGGGTTCGCCGCTGCTGGTGCAGATCTTTATCTGGTACTTCGTTCTAGGCACTATGATCAATGCCATTCTGGCGCAGAAAGGAGTGCAGCAGCTGCCGCCCCTGTGGTTCGGTGTGGCGGCCCTGGCAGTTTTTGCTGGGGCCTACGTGGCCGAGATTGTCCGGGCTGGAATTCAATCAATTCATCGGGGCCAAATGGAGGCGGCTCGCTCGCTGGGCATGACGTATGCCCAGTCAATGCGGCACATCATCCTGCCCCAGGCCTTTCAGCGTAT
Protein-coding sequences here:
- a CDS encoding DivIVA domain-containing protein; protein product: MQLTPLDIQQKQFRLRLFRGFDVKEVESFLYQLAEQFSIVLREKDELRKELAEKNRQVQEYRDRERILKSTLISAQKAAERMKANAEKEAKLIVSEAEVKAERILNNAHNRLAQIHEDIAELKRQRTQFEFKVRATVESYMKMLDMQKEEEAEAADIESKVKFFPKP
- the proC gene encoding pyrroline-5-carboxylate reductase, producing MLAASKVGFIGGGNMGEALIKGLLTSERLAPEQISVSDVRHDRLLYLQNNYGVHTTEDNGSLARDTDIMILAVKPQNLEEVVAELKGNLAHSPLLISIVAGVSLHRLQSGLVAAIPMVRVMPNAAALVLEGASAIAPGEHATAEHLAAARVLFESVGKVVEVKETDMDAVTGLSGSGPGYILLFMEALIDAGVFLGLSRSVARDLVVQTTLGTARLLAQSDEHPATLRDRVTSPAGTTINGLQVMERAALRATLIDAVAAATERARALGKK
- a CDS encoding ABC transporter permease subunit (The N-terminal region of this protein, as described by TIGR01726, is a three transmembrane segment that identifies a subfamily of ABC transporter permease subunits, which specificities that include histidine, arginine, glutamine, glutamate, L-cystine (sic), the opines (in Agrobacterium) octopine and nopaline, etc.): MQHFSLNEYLRTRGWRHISIIIFFLMVLGVIAALLYATQKVEYVWRWYRMPQYFFYKDTIETKSEVEGEVRSLVSKDGQTEIAIQGVEGEEARYTVPTKSVRVEENDFVYPGDVLGSYQKWKVGILLEGLWLTLKVSIIAVLLGILIGLFTGLARISDNPALKWSAITYIELIRGSPLLVQIFIWYFVLGTMINAILAQKGVQQLPPLWFGVAALAVFAGAYVAEIVRAGIQSIHRGQMEAARSLGMTYAQSMRHIILPQAFQRILPPLAGQFISLIKDSSLLGIIAIRELTKATREVVTSSLQPFELWFVCALLYLVLTFTLSMFVQYLERRTAIRG
- a CDS encoding pantoate--beta-alanine ligase, which produces MDVFRTIEAMNSWRKERWRSGQRIGLVPTMGYLHPGHLALMEEALRRSDEVVVSIFVNPTQFSPGEDLDDYPRDMARDLELCRALGVHVVFAPEGAEMYGPGFQTKIIVEELSKNLCGRYRANFFTGVATVVAKLFCIVQPHLAVFGEKDFQQLVVVKRLSQDLNLGVEIIAHPTVREPDGLAMSSRNQYLSAEERRSALSLYKALLEARELVAGGERSAKTVIKRARAIIEAQPHTEIQYVQVVDEETMVDLDEVTDKALMAIAVFVGKARLIDNMRLWPDRS
- a CDS encoding YggT family protein, with the protein product MFILANLLAALSSVIGFVLTVYMWIIIARALISWVNPDPYNPIVRFLYNVTDPVLLAIRRRLPLFFGGIDFSPVIVILVIVFLQQFLVGSLRDLAFRLAH
- a CDS encoding YggU family protein; amino-acid sequence: MASYVTNGSEGAILKVQVQPRASRDEVAGPRDEQLKIRITASPEKGKANRHLVKFLAKQLRLSPSQVEIVSGFTARKKVVLLRGVSAAEVEECFG
- a CDS encoding transporter substrate-binding domain-containing protein, translated to MKKILVAFVASITLGLFFMQLPVMAADIELAKKSTLETILKRGELRVGFESGYMPFEMTNKKGQFIGFDIDMAKEMAKAMGVKFVPVNTAWDGIIPALTTNKFDIIMSGMTITQERNLKINFAEPYIIVGQAILLAKKHEGKVTSYKDLNNSKYIITSKLGTTGEQAVKRLMPRANYKSFETEPEAALEVVNGKADAFVYDLPYCAVFNAQQGKGKLVFLDKPFTYEPLAWAVNKGDPDFLNWLNNFLRQVKNDGRYDRIYNKWIKGSEWLKEVQQ
- the nadC gene encoding carboxylating nicotinate-nucleotide diphosphorylase, translated to MLTPQLESLIRWALVEDIGPGDITTTSTVPSGTAARGCISAGEPLVVAGIEVACRVFSMVDRELQISVLLDDGSVANPGDRIVELQGEARAMLSAERTALNFLQRLSGIATLTKKFVQSVQGSTARIVDTRKTTPGWRVLEKAAVRAGGGANHRFGLYDGVLIKDNHLAVVGAISEAVRAARNRIPHTVKVEVEVETLEQLEEALAAGADAVLLDNMPVSMIAAAVQRTGGRVLLEASGGVTLENVKEIAATGVDFISIGALTHSARAVDMSMEIVTETPQVVVV